The Serratia rhizosphaerae genome has a segment encoding these proteins:
- the mukE gene encoding chromosome partition protein MukE — MSSTNIEHIMPVKLAKALSNPLFPALDSQLRAGRHIGIDELDNHAFLMDFQDELEEFYARYSVELLRAPEGFFYLRPRSTTLIPRSVLSELDMMVGKILCYLYLSPERLAHEGIFSHQELYDELLSLADENKLLKFVNQRSTGSDLDRQKLHEKVRTSLNRLRRLGMVYFMGGDSSKFRITEAVFRFGADVRSGDDPREAQLRMIRDGEAMPIENSLLLNDEQEGEEQTADNTPDSAEDEQE, encoded by the coding sequence ATGTCATCGACAAATATTGAACACATTATGCCAGTAAAACTGGCGAAGGCATTGTCCAACCCGCTGTTTCCGGCGCTGGACAGTCAACTGCGCGCAGGGCGCCATATCGGCATTGACGAGCTGGACAACCACGCGTTTCTGATGGATTTTCAGGACGAACTGGAAGAGTTCTACGCGCGCTACAGCGTCGAGCTGCTGCGTGCGCCGGAAGGCTTTTTCTATCTGCGCCCGCGTTCCACGACGCTGATCCCGCGTTCGGTGCTGTCCGAGCTGGATATGATGGTCGGTAAAATTCTCTGTTACCTCTATCTGAGCCCGGAACGTCTGGCGCACGAAGGCATTTTCAGCCATCAGGAGCTGTACGACGAGCTGCTGAGCCTGGCGGATGAAAACAAGCTGCTGAAGTTCGTCAACCAGCGCTCCACCGGCTCTGACCTTGACCGGCAGAAGCTGCACGAAAAGGTGCGCACTTCCTTGAACCGTCTGCGCCGTCTGGGCATGGTCTATTTTATGGGCGGCGACAGCAGTAAATTCCGCATCACCGAGGCGGTATTCCGCTTCGGCGCAGATGTGCGCAGCGGTGACGACCCGCGTGAAGCACAGCTGCGTATGATCCGCGACGGCGAGGCCATGCCGATTGAAAACAGCCTGTTGTTGAATGATGAGCAAGAAGGCGAAGAGCAAACGGCAGATAACACGCCGGATAGCGCAGAGGATGAACAGGAATGA
- the mukB gene encoding chromosome partition protein MukB, with protein MIERGKFRSLTLVNWNGFFARTFDLDELVTTLSGGNGAGKSTTMAAFVTALIPDLTLLHFRNTTEAGATSGSRDKGLHGKLRAGVCYSTLDVVNSRHQRVVVGVRLQQVAGRDRKVDIKPFTIQGLPTSVQPTEILTQTVGERQARVLSLPELKERLEEIEGVQFKQFNSITDYHSLMFDLGIIPKRLRSSADRSKFYRLIEASLYGGISSAITRSLRDYLLPENSGVRKAFQDMEAALRENRMTLEAIRVTQSDRDLFKHLISEATSYVAADYMRHANERRIHLDSTLVLRNDLFGSRKQLAAEQYRHIEMARELAEQSGAESDLETDYQAASDHLNLVQTAMRQQEKIERYEADLEELTYRLEEQNEVVAEAGEQQEEYSARAEAAELEVDELKSQLADYQQALDVQQTRAIQYQQALQALERARSLCQLPELSADNAEQWLETFQAREQEATEALLMLEQKLSVADAAHGRFEQAYQLVCKIAGEVSRSDAWQTAREVLRDWPSQQHQAERVQPLRMRLSELEQRLRSQQDAERLLQEFCKRHGQDYQADDLDALQQELEERLESLSQNVSEAGERRMEMRQELEHLQQRIRELTARAPVWLTAQDALSQLSEQSGEPLESSQQVTEYMQQLLERERETTVERDEVAARKREVDAQIERLSQPSGAEDQRLVTLAERFGGVLLSEIYDDVTIDDAPYFSALYGPSRHAIVVPDLSLVREMLEGLEDCPEDLYLIEGDPQSFDDSVFAVEEQDKAVVVKIADRQWRYSRFPEVPLFGRAAREKRLEVLHAERETLAERYATLSFDVQKIQRSHQAFSRFIGSHLGVAFDTDPEAEIRTLNGRRTEIERALNNHEAQNQQQRQQYEQAKEGLSALHRLTPLVSLLNDDTLQDRVEEIQDELDEAQEAARYLQQHGVALNKLEPLVSVLQNDPEQHEQLQQDYQQAQNTQRQAKQQAFALIEVVQRRAHFSYTDSAGMQNANNDLNDKLRHRLEQAEAERSSAREQLRQYQSQFTQYSQVLASLKSSYEAKRDMLKELSQELVDIGVQADANAEARARQRRDELHAALSNNRARRNQLEKQLTFCEAEMDSLQKKLRKLERDYHQLREQVVTAKAGWCAVMRMVKDNGVERRLHRRELAYMDGDELRSMSDKALGALRLAVADNEHLRDVLRLSEDPKRPERKIQFYIAVYQHLRERIRQDIIRTDDPIEAIEQMEIELSRLTEELTSREQKLAISSKSVANIIRKTIQREQNRIRMLNQGLQAVSFGQVKSVRLNVNVREAHATLLDVLSEQQEQHQDLFNSNRLSFSEALAKLYQRLNPQIDMGQRTPQTIGEELLDYRNYLELEVEVFRGSDGWLRAESGALSTGEAIGTGMSILVMVVQSWEEESRRLRGKDISPCRLLFLDEAARLDAKSIATLFELCDRLEMQLIIAAPENISPEKGTTYKLVRKVFQNQEHVHVVGLRGFANEPPALGASPAETPQV; from the coding sequence ATGATTGAACGCGGTAAATTTCGCTCGCTAACGCTGGTTAACTGGAACGGCTTCTTTGCCCGCACCTTTGATTTGGATGAGCTGGTCACCACGCTGTCCGGCGGTAACGGGGCGGGGAAATCCACCACCATGGCGGCCTTCGTCACCGCGCTGATCCCCGATCTGACGCTGCTGCATTTCCGTAACACCACCGAAGCCGGCGCGACCAGCGGCTCGCGCGATAAAGGTCTGCACGGCAAGCTGCGCGCCGGGGTGTGTTACTCGACGCTCGACGTGGTCAACTCGCGCCATCAGCGCGTGGTGGTCGGCGTGCGTCTGCAGCAGGTTGCCGGCCGTGACCGTAAGGTCGATATCAAGCCGTTCACCATTCAGGGGCTGCCGACCTCGGTGCAGCCGACGGAAATTCTGACGCAGACGGTCGGCGAGCGCCAGGCGCGCGTGCTGTCGCTGCCGGAGCTGAAAGAGCGGCTGGAAGAGATTGAAGGGGTGCAGTTCAAGCAGTTCAACTCCATCACTGATTATCACTCTTTGATGTTTGATCTGGGGATTATCCCAAAACGCCTGCGCTCTTCCGCCGATCGCAGCAAATTCTATCGTTTGATCGAGGCCTCGCTATACGGCGGTATTTCCAGCGCCATTACCCGCTCGCTGCGCGACTATCTGCTGCCGGAAAACAGCGGCGTGCGCAAGGCGTTCCAGGATATGGAGGCCGCGCTGCGGGAGAACCGCATGACGCTGGAAGCGATCCGCGTCACCCAGTCCGACCGCGACCTGTTCAAACACCTGATTTCTGAAGCGACGTCCTACGTGGCGGCGGACTATATGCGCCATGCCAACGAGCGGCGTATCCATCTGGACAGCACGCTGGTGCTGCGCAACGACCTGTTCGGCAGCCGGAAACAGCTGGCGGCGGAGCAGTACCGCCACATAGAGATGGCGCGTGAGCTGGCGGAGCAGAGCGGTGCGGAGTCCGATCTGGAAACTGATTATCAGGCGGCCAGCGATCACCTGAACCTGGTGCAGACCGCGATGCGTCAGCAGGAGAAGATCGAGCGTTATGAAGCCGATCTGGAAGAGCTGACCTACCGGCTGGAAGAACAGAATGAAGTGGTGGCCGAAGCCGGCGAACAGCAGGAAGAGTACAGCGCGCGCGCCGAGGCGGCCGAGCTGGAAGTGGATGAGCTGAAAAGTCAGCTGGCCGATTACCAGCAGGCGCTCGACGTGCAGCAGACCCGCGCCATTCAGTATCAGCAGGCGCTGCAGGCGCTGGAGCGCGCGCGTTCTCTGTGCCAGCTGCCGGAGCTGAGCGCGGACAATGCCGAACAGTGGCTGGAAACCTTCCAGGCGCGCGAGCAGGAAGCCACCGAAGCGCTGTTGATGTTGGAACAGAAGCTGAGCGTGGCCGATGCCGCGCACGGCCGCTTTGAACAGGCTTACCAGCTGGTGTGTAAAATTGCCGGTGAAGTCAGCCGTAGCGATGCCTGGCAGACCGCGCGCGAAGTGCTGCGCGACTGGCCGTCGCAGCAGCACCAGGCGGAGCGCGTGCAGCCGCTGCGTATGCGTCTGAGCGAGCTGGAGCAGCGTCTGCGCTCTCAGCAGGACGCCGAGCGTCTGCTGCAGGAATTCTGTAAACGTCATGGCCAGGACTATCAGGCAGACGACCTCGATGCGCTGCAACAAGAGCTGGAAGAGCGGCTGGAGTCGCTGTCGCAGAACGTCAGCGAAGCCGGCGAACGGCGGATGGAAATGCGGCAGGAGCTGGAGCATCTCCAGCAGCGTATCCGCGAACTGACCGCCCGCGCGCCGGTGTGGCTGACGGCGCAGGACGCGCTCAGCCAACTGAGTGAACAAAGCGGCGAACCGCTGGAAAGCAGCCAGCAGGTTACCGAATATATGCAGCAGCTGCTGGAGCGTGAGCGTGAAACCACGGTTGAACGCGACGAAGTAGCAGCCCGCAAACGCGAAGTCGACGCGCAGATTGAACGTCTTAGCCAGCCGAGCGGCGCGGAAGATCAGCGTCTGGTGACGCTGGCAGAACGTTTCGGCGGCGTACTGCTGTCGGAAATTTACGACGATGTCACCATCGACGATGCGCCTTACTTCTCCGCGCTGTATGGCCCGTCCCGCCACGCCATCGTGGTGCCGGACCTGTCGCTGGTGCGCGAAATGCTGGAAGGTCTGGAAGACTGCCCGGAAGATCTCTACCTGATCGAAGGGGATCCGCAGTCGTTCGATGACAGCGTCTTCGCCGTTGAAGAACAAGACAAAGCGGTGGTGGTGAAAATCGCCGACCGTCAGTGGCGCTATTCCCGCTTCCCGGAAGTGCCGCTGTTTGGCCGCGCCGCGCGTGAAAAACGTCTGGAAGTCTTGCATGCCGAACGTGAAACGCTGGCGGAGCGCTACGCGACGCTGTCGTTCGACGTACAGAAAATCCAGCGCTCTCATCAGGCGTTCAGCCGCTTTATCGGCAGTCATCTGGGCGTCGCCTTTGATACCGATCCGGAAGCGGAAATCCGTACGCTGAACGGTCGTCGCACGGAGATCGAACGTGCGCTGAACAACCATGAAGCGCAGAATCAGCAGCAGCGTCAGCAGTACGAGCAGGCGAAAGAGGGGCTTTCTGCGTTGCATCGCCTGACGCCGCTGGTTTCGCTGCTGAACGATGACACCTTGCAGGACCGGGTGGAAGAAATTCAGGACGAGCTGGACGAGGCGCAGGAGGCTGCGCGCTACCTGCAGCAGCACGGCGTTGCCCTGAATAAACTGGAGCCGCTGGTGTCCGTGCTGCAAAACGATCCGGAGCAGCATGAACAGCTGCAGCAGGATTATCAGCAGGCGCAGAATACCCAGCGCCAGGCGAAGCAGCAGGCGTTCGCGCTGATTGAAGTGGTGCAGCGCCGCGCGCACTTCAGCTATACCGACTCGGCCGGTATGCAAAACGCCAATAACGATCTCAACGATAAACTGCGCCATCGCCTGGAGCAGGCGGAAGCGGAGCGCAGCAGCGCCCGCGAGCAGCTGCGCCAGTATCAGAGCCAGTTTACGCAGTACAGCCAGGTATTGGCATCGCTGAAAAGCTCTTATGAAGCCAAGCGCGATATGCTCAAAGAGCTGAGTCAGGAGCTGGTGGATATCGGCGTACAGGCCGATGCCAACGCCGAAGCGCGCGCGCGTCAGCGCCGCGACGAGCTGCATGCGGCACTGAGCAACAACCGCGCGCGCCGTAATCAGCTGGAGAAACAGCTGACCTTCTGCGAAGCGGAAATGGACAGCCTGCAGAAAAAACTGCGCAAGCTGGAGCGCGACTATCATCAGCTGCGTGAGCAGGTGGTGACCGCCAAGGCGGGCTGGTGCGCGGTGATGCGCATGGTGAAAGATAATGGTGTGGAGCGTCGCCTGCACCGTCGTGAGCTGGCCTATATGGACGGCGACGAGCTGCGCTCAATGTCGGATAAGGCACTGGGTGCGCTGCGTCTGGCGGTGGCGGATAACGAACATCTGCGCGACGTGCTGCGTCTGTCGGAAGATCCGAAGCGGCCGGAACGCAAAATCCAGTTCTATATCGCGGTGTATCAGCACCTGCGCGAGCGTATCCGTCAGGATATTATCCGCACCGACGACCCGATTGAAGCCATTGAACAGATGGAGATCGAGCTGAGTCGTCTGACCGAGGAGCTGACCAGCCGCGAGCAAAAACTGGCGATCAGTTCCAAAAGCGTGGCGAATATCATCCGCAAAACCATTCAGCGTGAGCAGAACCGTATCCGCATGCTGAACCAGGGGCTGCAGGCCGTTTCCTTCGGCCAGGTGAAGAGCGTGCGTCTGAACGTCAACGTGCGTGAAGCGCATGCGACGCTGCTGGACGTGCTGTCCGAACAGCAGGAGCAGCATCAGGATCTGTTCAACAGCAACCGCCTGAGCTTCTCCGAAGCGCTGGCTAAACTGTATCAGCGCCTGAATCCGCAGATCGATATGGGACAGCGCACGCCGCAGACCATTGGCGAAGAGCTGCTGGATTACCGTAATTACCTGGAGCTGGAGGTGGAAGTCTTCCGCGGCTCTGACGGCTGGCTGCGTGCGGAAAGCGGCGCGTTGTCGACCGGCGAGGCGATCGGTACCGGTATGTCGATTCTGGTGATGGTGGTGCAGAGCTGGGAGGAAGAATCCCGTCGCCTGCGCGGCAAGGATATTTCTCCGTGCCGCCTGTTGTTCCTCGATGAAGCGGCGCGTCTGGATGCCAAATCCATCGCTACCCTGTTTGAGCTGTGCGACCGTCTGGAAATGCAGTTGATCATCGCGGCGCCGGAGAATATCAGCCCGGAAAAAGGCACCACCTATAAACTGGTGCGTAAAGTGTTCCAGAATCAGGAGCATGTGCACGTGGTGGGACTGCGCGGTTTTGCCAATGAGCCGCCGGCGTTGGGCGCCAGCCCGGCAGAGACGCCGCAGGTTTAA
- the elyC gene encoding envelope biogenesis factor ElyC: MLFNLKKFIGGIMMPLPALLLLMALALLLLWFTRWQKSGKVILSLSWLFLLLFSLQPVADRLLRPIESTYATYRGHDPVNYIVVLGGGYTFNPDWAPSSNLIGNSLPRVTEGVRQYLAHPGAKMVFTGARGANTLSNAETAARVAESLGVPRRDIVVLDRPVDTEQEAAQVAKLIGRQPFLLVTSANHLPRAMRFFEAQGLRPIPAPANQLAITSPLNIWDRVLPSAMFLSHSERAWYETLGSLWQRLKGDSVKVK, translated from the coding sequence ATGCTGTTCAACCTGAAAAAGTTTATTGGCGGCATCATGATGCCGCTGCCCGCCCTGCTGTTACTGATGGCGCTGGCGCTGTTGCTGCTGTGGTTCACCCGCTGGCAGAAAAGCGGGAAAGTAATTCTCAGCCTGAGCTGGCTGTTTTTACTGCTTTTCAGCCTGCAGCCGGTCGCCGATCGGCTGCTGCGGCCGATTGAATCCACCTACGCCACCTATCGCGGTCATGATCCGGTCAATTATATCGTGGTTTTAGGCGGGGGTTACACTTTCAATCCGGACTGGGCGCCCAGCTCAAACCTGATCGGCAACAGCCTGCCGCGGGTTACCGAAGGCGTACGGCAGTATCTTGCACATCCCGGCGCGAAAATGGTGTTTACCGGCGCGCGCGGCGCCAATACCTTGAGCAATGCGGAAACCGCGGCGCGGGTGGCGGAAAGCCTGGGCGTGCCGCGCCGCGATATCGTGGTGCTGGATCGCCCGGTGGATACCGAGCAAGAGGCGGCGCAGGTCGCCAAACTGATTGGCCGGCAGCCGTTTCTGCTGGTGACCTCTGCCAACCATCTGCCGCGCGCCATGCGCTTTTTCGAGGCGCAGGGGCTGCGGCCAATTCCGGCGCCGGCCAACCAACTGGCCATCACTTCACCGCTGAATATCTGGGATCGGGTACTGCCTTCCGCCATGTTCCTCAGCCATAGCGAACGCGCCTGGTACGAAACCCTGGGCAGTTTGTGGCAGCGGTTGAAGGGGGATAGCGTGAAGGTTAAGTAA
- the cmoM gene encoding tRNA uridine 5-oxyacetic acid(34) methyltransferase CmoM: MQDRNFDDIAEKFARNIYGTTKGKIRQAVVWQDLNTLLAQLPQRPLRILDAGGGEGHMACQLAELGHQVLLCDLSGEMIQRAAQLAQQKGVSQNMQFIQSSAQEIGQHLEQPVDLILFHAVLEWIAEPQAALQALYDCLRPGGALSLMFFNANGLLMRNVVLGNFQLVNPEVRRRRKRSLSPQYPHSPPLVYGWLEQLGMRISGKTGVRVFHDYLQSRQLQTQKFEELLALEQHYCRQEPYVSLGRYIHVMAHKPNLKDEL; this comes from the coding sequence ATGCAGGATCGCAATTTTGACGATATTGCGGAAAAGTTTGCGCGTAATATTTACGGCACCACGAAAGGCAAAATCCGCCAGGCGGTAGTTTGGCAGGATCTGAATACGCTGCTGGCGCAACTGCCGCAGCGTCCATTGCGTATACTTGATGCCGGCGGCGGCGAAGGCCATATGGCCTGCCAGCTGGCGGAATTAGGACATCAGGTGTTGTTGTGCGATCTTTCTGGTGAGATGATCCAACGCGCCGCGCAGTTGGCGCAGCAGAAAGGTGTGAGCCAGAACATGCAATTTATACAAAGTTCGGCTCAGGAGATCGGTCAGCATTTGGAACAGCCGGTCGATCTGATATTGTTCCATGCTGTGCTTGAATGGATCGCAGAACCGCAGGCGGCATTGCAGGCGTTGTATGATTGTCTGCGGCCCGGCGGCGCGCTGTCGCTGATGTTTTTTAACGCCAACGGCTTGTTGATGCGTAACGTGGTATTGGGTAATTTTCAATTGGTCAATCCCGAAGTGAGACGGCGCCGTAAGCGTTCGCTGTCGCCGCAATACCCGCATAGTCCGCCGTTGGTCTATGGCTGGCTGGAACAGCTGGGCATGCGCATCAGCGGTAAAACCGGCGTGCGCGTGTTTCATGATTACCTGCAAAGCAGGCAACTGCAGACACAAAAATTTGAAGAGTTATTGGCGCTTGAACAGCACTATTGTCGGCAGGAGCCGTACGTGAGTTTGGGGCGCTATATTCACGTCATGGCGCATAAACCAAACCTGAAGGACGAACTATGA
- the mukF gene encoding chromosome partition protein MukF produces MSEFSQTVPELVAWARKNDFSISLPTERLAFLLAIATLNGERLDGEMSEGELVDAFRHVSKGFEQTHETVAIRANNAINDMVRQRLLNRFTSELADGNAIYRLTPLGIGITDYYIRQREFSTLRLSMQLSIVAQELKRAADAAEEGGDDFHWHRNVFAPLKYSVAEIFDSIDMTQRVMDEQQQGVKEDIAALLNQDWRAAISSCEMLLSETSGTLRELQDTLEAAGDKLQANLLRIQESTLGDAELAFVDKLVFDLQSKLDRIVSWGQQAIDLWIGYDRHVHKFIRTAIDMDKNRVFAQRLRQSVQNYFDNPWALTHASADRLLDMRDEELALRSDEVTGELPPDLEYEEFSEIREQLAAMIEQALKVYQEQQLPLNLGAVMRDYLAQYPRARHFDVARLVVDQAVRLGVAEADFSGLPAEWQVINDYGAKVQAHVIDKY; encoded by the coding sequence ATGAGTGAATTTTCCCAGACTGTACCCGAACTGGTCGCCTGGGCACGGAAAAATGATTTCTCTATTTCGCTCCCTACGGAGCGTCTTGCGTTTCTGCTTGCGATCGCCACGTTAAACGGCGAGCGGCTGGACGGCGAGATGAGCGAAGGTGAGCTGGTTGATGCATTTCGCCATGTCAGCAAGGGTTTCGAACAGACGCATGAAACGGTGGCGATCCGCGCCAATAATGCGATTAACGACATGGTGCGCCAGCGCCTGTTGAACCGTTTTACCAGCGAACTGGCGGACGGCAATGCCATTTACCGTCTGACGCCGCTGGGCATCGGCATTACCGACTATTATATTCGTCAGCGTGAATTCTCAACGCTGCGCCTGTCGATGCAGCTGTCGATCGTCGCGCAGGAATTGAAACGCGCGGCGGACGCCGCCGAAGAGGGCGGCGATGATTTCCACTGGCATCGCAACGTCTTTGCGCCGCTGAAGTATTCGGTGGCGGAGATCTTCGACAGCATCGATATGACCCAGCGCGTGATGGATGAGCAGCAGCAGGGGGTGAAAGAAGATATCGCCGCACTGCTGAACCAGGACTGGCGCGCCGCGATCTCCAGCTGTGAGATGCTGCTGTCGGAAACCTCCGGTACCCTGCGTGAACTGCAGGATACGTTGGAAGCCGCCGGCGACAAGCTGCAGGCGAATCTGCTGCGTATTCAGGAATCCACGTTGGGCGATGCCGAACTGGCCTTTGTCGACAAACTGGTGTTTGACCTGCAAAGCAAACTGGATCGCATCGTCAGTTGGGGGCAGCAGGCGATCGACCTGTGGATCGGTTATGACCGCCACGTGCACAAATTCATCCGTACCGCGATCGACATGGATAAAAACCGTGTGTTTGCGCAGCGTCTGCGCCAGTCGGTGCAAAACTATTTCGACAACCCGTGGGCGCTGACTCACGCCAGCGCCGATCGCCTGCTGGATATGCGCGATGAAGAACTGGCGCTGCGCAGCGATGAGGTGACCGGGGAACTGCCGCCGGATCTGGAATATGAAGAGTTCAGCGAAATCCGCGAACAGCTGGCGGCGATGATCGAACAGGCGCTGAAGGTTTATCAGGAACAACAGTTGCCGCTCAATTTAGGGGCGGTCATGCGCGATTATCTGGCGCAATATCCGCGCGCCCGTCACTTCGACGTGGCGCGTTTAGTGGTCGACCAGGCGGTGCGCCTTGGTGTGGCTGAAGCTGATTTTTCAGGGTTACCGGCCGAGTGGCAGGTAATCAATGATTACGGAGCCAAGGTACAGGCCCATGTCATCGACAAATATTGA